The following proteins are co-located in the Gloeocapsa sp. PCC 7428 genome:
- the accC gene encoding acetyl-CoA carboxylase biotin carboxylase subunit: protein MHFSKILIANRGEIALRIIRACEEMGIATVAVHSTVDRDSLHVQLADEAVCIGEAPSNKSYLNIPRIIAAALTRNATAIHPGYGFLAENARFAEICGDHQITFIGPSPEAIRAMGDKSTAKETMIRAGVPIVPGSDGLLKDELEAQAIARQIGYPVIVKATAGGGGRGMRLVRDDGEITKLFLAAQGEAEAAFGNPGLYLEKFIERPRHIEFQILADSYGNVIHLGERDCSIQRRHQKLLEEAPSPALTPELREKMGEAAVKAAKSIDYVGAGTVEFLLAPNGEFYFMEMNTRIQVEHPVTEMITGLDLVAEQIRVAQGEKLQLTQDQVILRGHAIECRINAEDPDHDFRPSPGRISGYLPPGGPGVRMDSHVYTDYQIPPYYDSLIAKLIVWGPDRASAIKRMKRALRECALTGLPTTINFHQRILETPEFLQGDVYTNFVERVMFSRGN from the coding sequence ATGCACTTTTCTAAAATACTCATTGCCAATCGGGGAGAAATTGCCCTGCGGATTATTCGTGCCTGTGAAGAAATGGGAATTGCTACCGTTGCAGTTCATTCGACCGTTGACCGCGATTCTCTTCACGTCCAGCTTGCAGATGAAGCGGTATGCATCGGCGAAGCTCCAAGTAACAAAAGTTATCTGAATATTCCACGAATTATCGCCGCAGCTTTAACACGCAACGCCACGGCGATTCACCCAGGGTACGGCTTTTTAGCCGAAAATGCCCGATTTGCCGAAATTTGTGGCGATCATCAAATTACATTTATTGGTCCCTCGCCCGAAGCCATTCGCGCGATGGGCGATAAATCAACGGCGAAAGAAACGATGATTCGCGCCGGTGTGCCGATTGTGCCTGGTAGCGATGGCTTACTTAAAGACGAACTTGAAGCACAAGCGATCGCGCGTCAAATCGGCTATCCAGTCATCGTCAAAGCGACAGCAGGCGGCGGCGGACGTGGAATGCGTCTTGTCCGCGACGACGGTGAAATCACCAAACTCTTTTTAGCCGCTCAAGGCGAAGCAGAAGCTGCTTTTGGTAATCCTGGCTTGTATCTCGAAAAATTTATCGAACGTCCCCGTCATATCGAATTTCAAATTCTTGCAGATAGCTACGGTAACGTGATTCACCTCGGCGAACGCGATTGTTCGATTCAACGCCGTCACCAAAAATTATTAGAAGAAGCACCTAGCCCCGCACTAACTCCTGAACTCCGCGAAAAAATGGGAGAAGCTGCGGTAAAGGCGGCTAAGTCGATTGATTATGTTGGTGCAGGTACGGTGGAATTTCTCCTTGCTCCCAACGGCGAATTTTATTTTATGGAAATGAATACGCGGATTCAAGTTGAGCATCCCGTCACCGAAATGATTACTGGACTTGACTTAGTAGCTGAACAAATTCGCGTAGCCCAAGGTGAAAAACTTCAGCTGACTCAAGACCAAGTTATACTGCGCGGTCATGCGATCGAGTGTCGCATTAATGCTGAAGACCCAGATCATGACTTTCGTCCGTCTCCAGGTCGGATTAGCGGCTACTTACCGCCTGGTGGTCCTGGTGTCCGCATGGATTCTCACGTTTACACCGATTATCAAATTCCTCCCTACTACGATTCATTGATTGCCAAATTAATCGTCTGGGGTCCAGATCGTGCCAGCGCCATTAAACGCATGAAACGTGCTTTACGCGAATGTGCCTTGACTGGCTTGCCCACAACAATCAACTTCCATCAAAGAATCCTAGAAACACCAGAATTTTTACAAGGCGACGTCTATACGAATTTTGTCGAACGCGTTATGTTCTCACGGGGAAATTAG
- a CDS encoding amino acid ABC transporter permease, translating into MQTELPPPIAPPISRASSPWEWMRVNLFSTWYNVILTIVCTVVIVVGVSNLLRWVFDVAQWNVVATNLQLFFVGRFPPELYWRVWLSLGVLAGLAGIAWGFSRKDARWFSRSTLIALGIIVAAVILLPLPLSSRLWLLAIALLATVGYTVGQQLPANSSGWFPVAWGVAFLVVWWLIKGGLGLTPTPTTVWSGLLLTLLTAVTSIILSFPLGVLLALGRQSPLPVVRGLSTLYIEVIRGLPLIGILFLAQVMLPLFLPPWFRDLDRVLRAIAGLVLFSAAYLAENVRGGLQAVPRGQAEAAKALGLSSPLTVSLIVLPQALKAVIPAIVGQFISLFKDTSLLALFGLLELTGIARSILAQPEFIGRYAEVYLFIGLIYWIFCYGMSQASRNLERKLNVGQR; encoded by the coding sequence ATGCAGACTGAATTACCTCCTCCTATTGCCCCTCCAATTAGCCGCGCTTCCTCGCCTTGGGAATGGATGCGGGTCAATTTATTTAGTACCTGGTACAACGTCATTTTGACGATTGTGTGTACCGTCGTCATCGTTGTCGGAGTCAGTAACTTATTGCGCTGGGTATTTGATGTCGCCCAGTGGAATGTCGTTGCAACTAACTTACAGTTATTCTTTGTCGGTAGATTTCCTCCCGAACTTTATTGGCGTGTTTGGCTATCACTCGGAGTTCTTGCAGGTTTAGCTGGAATTGCTTGGGGTTTTAGTCGCAAGGATGCACGATGGTTCAGTCGTTCTACGTTAATTGCTTTGGGTATTATTGTTGCTGCTGTCATCTTGCTACCACTGCCTTTATCATCACGGTTGTGGTTACTGGCGATCGCACTTTTAGCAACCGTTGGCTATACAGTCGGGCAGCAATTACCAGCTAATTCGAGCGGTTGGTTTCCCGTCGCGTGGGGCGTTGCATTTCTCGTTGTCTGGTGGTTGATCAAAGGTGGTTTGGGGCTAACACCTACCCCGACAACGGTCTGGTCAGGACTACTATTAACATTACTCACCGCCGTCACGAGTATCATTCTTTCGTTTCCTTTAGGAGTGTTACTCGCCCTCGGAAGGCAAAGTCCGCTTCCGGTTGTGCGTGGCTTATCGACGCTCTACATTGAAGTTATCCGAGGTTTACCATTAATCGGCATTTTGTTTCTAGCGCAAGTGATGTTACCCTTGTTTCTCCCGCCCTGGTTCCGCGATTTAGATCGAGTACTACGCGCGATCGCCGGACTTGTCTTATTCAGTGCGGCGTATCTCGCCGAAAACGTACGCGGTGGTTTGCAAGCCGTTCCACGCGGACAAGCTGAAGCCGCTAAAGCTTTAGGGCTGAGTTCACCTTTGACAGTTTCTTTGATTGTGTTACCCCAAGCCTTAAAAGCCGTCATTCCAGCAATTGTTGGTCAGTTCATCAGCTTATTTAAAGATACTTCGCTCCTCGCGCTATTTGGCTTACTCGAACTTACTGGAATCGCTCGTTCAATTTTGGCACAACCAGAATTTATCGGACGCTACGCCGAAGTGTACTTGTTCATCGGTTTAATCTATTGGATCTTCTGCTACGGAATGTCGCAAGCCAGCCGCAATCTCGAACGCAAGTTGAATGTTGGTCAGCGATAG
- a CDS encoding YggT family protein: protein MSAVTLTNWILGSVLGLMILLFLFRIVLTWYPQVDLKRFPFNVIAVTTEPFLAPLRKLVPPIGGVDITPVIWLGIVSLLRELLLGQQGLLTMASRLH, encoded by the coding sequence ATGAGCGCTGTTACTCTGACAAATTGGATTCTTGGTTCTGTTTTAGGACTAATGATCTTGTTATTTCTTTTCCGCATCGTTCTGACGTGGTATCCACAAGTTGATCTCAAACGCTTTCCTTTTAACGTCATTGCTGTAACCACGGAACCCTTTTTAGCGCCTTTGCGCAAGCTAGTACCACCAATCGGCGGAGTCGATATTACTCCTGTAATTTGGCTTGGAATTGTCAGCTTACTGCGCGAGCTACTGTTAGGTCAGCAAGGACTACTTACAATGGCTTCGCGCTTGCACTAA
- a CDS encoding amino acid ABC transporter substrate-binding protein has translation MLKWSSLLLSAALLAAPLSGCSLFLYPRLSAQEGGAASGAVLNRVKTRGRLSCGVSGNLPGFSYVTQQGEYNGLDVDICRAIAAAMFDDPQAVDFRNLNAKERFTALQAGEIDVLSRNTTWTISRDTSIGLEFAPTVFYDGQGMMVKQNSGITDLKGLQGRSVCVQTGTSTEQNLADQMRKLGVKYTPIVFEDDKATFAAYQQGRCEGVTSDRSQLVAQRSALPNPDEHVLLDVVMSKEPLAPAVRNNDPQWYDTVKWVIFGLIEAEELGITSQNINSFANSEDPVVRRLLGTEGDLGQGLGLTNDFIARAIREVGNYGEIYNRNLGPETRLNLPRGQNELWTNGGLHYAPPFR, from the coding sequence ATGCTTAAGTGGAGTTCCCTGCTGTTGAGTGCAGCGTTGCTGGCGGCTCCGTTATCGGGTTGTAGCCTGTTTTTATATCCCAGACTATCCGCCCAAGAAGGCGGCGCAGCATCAGGGGCGGTATTGAATCGAGTCAAAACCCGTGGCAGGTTATCGTGTGGTGTCAGTGGGAATTTACCAGGGTTTAGCTACGTCACGCAACAAGGCGAATACAACGGACTAGATGTCGATATTTGTCGCGCGATCGCCGCAGCGATGTTTGACGATCCGCAAGCGGTAGATTTTCGCAACCTCAACGCCAAAGAGCGATTTACAGCGTTACAAGCAGGGGAAATCGATGTTCTCAGCCGCAACACCACCTGGACAATCAGCCGCGATACATCTATAGGTCTAGAGTTTGCACCAACGGTGTTTTATGACGGTCAAGGCATGATGGTCAAACAAAATAGCGGCATTACAGATTTAAAAGGCTTGCAAGGCAGATCCGTTTGCGTCCAAACAGGAACCAGTACCGAACAGAATCTTGCTGACCAAATGCGCAAGTTAGGAGTTAAGTATACACCTATTGTCTTTGAAGACGATAAAGCCACCTTTGCCGCGTATCAACAAGGACGCTGTGAAGGCGTTACGAGCGATCGCTCGCAGTTGGTTGCGCAACGCAGTGCTTTACCAAATCCTGACGAACACGTTCTTTTGGATGTCGTCATGTCCAAAGAACCACTCGCCCCCGCAGTGAGAAACAACGATCCGCAGTGGTACGACACCGTGAAGTGGGTCATCTTTGGGTTAATCGAAGCGGAAGAACTCGGAATTACCTCACAAAACATCAATTCTTTTGCGAATAGCGAAGATCCAGTCGTGCGACGCTTACTCGGAACCGAAGGCGATTTAGGGCAAGGATTAGGACTAACAAACGACTTTATAGCGCGGGCAATTCGCGAAGTTGGTAACTACGGCGAAATCTATAACCGCAATCTTGGCCCTGAAACACGCCTCAATCTCCCACGCGGTCAAAACGAATTGTGGACGAATGGTGGGCTACATTACGCGCCTCCTTTCCGGTAA
- the ffh gene encoding signal recognition particle protein, with protein sequence MFDALADRLESAWKKLRGQDKITQSNIQEALREVRRALLEADVNLQVVKDFIAEVESHAQGAEVIAGVRPDQQFIKIVYEELVQVMGETNVPLAQAEQPPTIVLMAGLQGTGKTTATAKLALHLRKLERSCMMVATDVYRPAAIDQLVTLGKQIEVPVFEMGSDANPVEIARQGVERAKAEGVDTVIIDTAGRLQIDQDMMAELAQIKETVQPHEVLLVVDAMTGQEAANLTRTFHDEIGITGAILTKLDGDSRGGAALSVRQISGQPIKFVGVGEKVEALQPFYPDRMASRILGMGDVLTLVEKAQEEIDLADAAKMQEKIMAAKFDFTDFLKQMRLLKNMGSLGGIMKLIPGMNKLSEDQLKQGETQLKRAEAMINSMTAQERRDPDLLASSPSRRKRIANGSGYKEADVNKLVGDFQKMRSLMQQMTQGGFPGMPGMFGGMGDPLAAAGNRPSAPGWRGYSGGGTAKKKKKEKKKKGFGTL encoded by the coding sequence ATGTTTGATGCACTTGCTGACCGTTTAGAGTCTGCCTGGAAAAAGCTACGGGGTCAAGACAAGATTACCCAGTCCAACATTCAAGAAGCACTCCGAGAAGTGCGTCGCGCGCTGTTGGAAGCAGACGTTAATTTACAGGTAGTCAAAGACTTTATTGCTGAAGTCGAATCTCATGCGCAAGGCGCTGAGGTCATTGCTGGAGTACGACCCGATCAGCAGTTCATCAAAATTGTTTACGAAGAACTTGTGCAAGTCATGGGGGAAACAAACGTTCCTCTAGCACAAGCTGAACAACCGCCGACAATTGTCCTGATGGCTGGTTTACAGGGAACCGGAAAAACGACAGCAACAGCCAAACTAGCATTACACCTACGCAAATTAGAGCGCAGTTGCATGATGGTAGCCACCGACGTTTATCGCCCCGCAGCGATCGATCAGTTGGTGACACTGGGTAAGCAAATCGAAGTACCCGTGTTTGAAATGGGAAGTGATGCTAACCCTGTAGAAATTGCGCGTCAGGGAGTCGAACGCGCGAAAGCCGAAGGAGTAGACACCGTCATTATTGACACGGCTGGTCGCTTACAAATTGACCAAGACATGATGGCAGAGTTAGCCCAAATCAAAGAAACGGTGCAACCCCATGAAGTTCTACTTGTTGTAGACGCGATGACAGGTCAAGAAGCGGCAAATTTAACGCGAACGTTTCACGATGAAATTGGGATTACAGGGGCAATTCTGACGAAACTTGATGGCGATAGCCGAGGTGGTGCAGCGTTATCAGTACGCCAAATTTCTGGTCAACCGATTAAGTTTGTCGGTGTTGGGGAAAAAGTCGAAGCACTTCAACCGTTTTACCCCGATCGCATGGCATCGCGAATTCTCGGAATGGGTGATGTCTTAACGCTAGTCGAAAAAGCACAGGAGGAAATTGACCTTGCGGATGCTGCCAAGATGCAAGAAAAAATTATGGCAGCAAAATTTGACTTTACCGACTTCCTCAAGCAGATGCGGCTGCTAAAGAATATGGGTTCGCTTGGCGGCATCATGAAGCTGATTCCAGGCATGAATAAGTTATCGGAAGATCAACTCAAGCAAGGCGAAACGCAGCTCAAGCGTGCCGAGGCAATGATTAATTCGATGACCGCGCAAGAACGCCGCGATCCTGATTTACTCGCCAGTTCTCCAAGTCGCAGAAAACGGATTGCGAATGGTTCGGGTTACAAAGAAGCCGATGTGAATAAGTTAGTGGGTGATTTTCAGAAAATGCGATCGCTCATGCAACAAATGACGCAAGGCGGCTTCCCTGGAATGCCTGGAATGTTTGGTGGTATGGGCGATCCTCTTGCCGCTGCTGGTAATCGTCCTTCCGCACCAGGTTGGCGCGGCTACAGCGGCGGTGGTACAGCCAAGAAGAAGAAAAAGGAAAAGAAGAAAAAAGGGTTTGGAACGCTTTAG
- the psbX gene encoding photosystem II reaction center protein PsbX produces the protein MTPSLMNFFYSLLAGLLIVVVPATVGLIFISQKDKIQRS, from the coding sequence ATGACACCCTCTTTAATGAATTTCTTTTATAGTTTGCTTGCAGGACTTTTAATTGTTGTTGTTCCAGCAACAGTTGGTTTGATTTTTATTAGTCAAAAGGATAAAATCCAGCGCTCATAA
- a CDS encoding TolB family protein: MKRLVILITIILTVLLSSCGGSSRLLNFPFDSGGRSLNSPAAELTPRVAGRYIVFSSDRFGRQDIYLFDMASRRLVDLPGLNSFDAIASSPALSENGRYIVFASNRQGKSGIFLYDRETRQLRNLTTNLQAEVRNPTISADGNRIAFESSANGQWDILVYDRAGQPINIPTEPQ; this comes from the coding sequence GTGAAACGCTTAGTTATCTTAATTACAATTATCTTAACGGTATTACTGAGTAGCTGTGGCGGTTCCTCGCGGCTATTAAACTTTCCCTTTGATTCAGGAGGAAGAAGCCTGAATAGCCCTGCGGCTGAACTGACGCCGCGCGTCGCCGGAAGATACATCGTCTTTAGTTCGGATCGCTTCGGGCGTCAAGATATTTATTTGTTTGATATGGCTAGCCGCAGATTAGTTGACTTACCAGGATTAAATTCGTTTGATGCGATCGCCTCAAGTCCTGCTTTATCCGAAAATGGTCGGTACATTGTATTTGCTAGCAATCGTCAAGGAAAGTCTGGCATCTTTTTGTATGACCGCGAAACCCGCCAGTTACGAAACTTGACAACTAACTTACAAGCCGAAGTTCGTAACCCAACAATTAGCGCTGATGGCAATCGAATTGCCTTTGAATCAAGTGCTAACGGACAGTGGGATATTCTCGTCTACGATCGCGCCGGACAACCAATTAATATCCCAACTGAACCTCAATAA
- a CDS encoding amino acid ABC transporter permease, whose product MTTQRPRVTRNAPKFKDLLRDTRFWRVAGQVIAVLLFLLLVILVIDNVIYNLRALGIQLGFGFLGSQASFDIGETLISYNPADSYGRAILVGLVNSLRVIAVGLVLATILGLVAGIARLSNNWLVRQLALVYVETIRNIPLLLQLFFWYFAFFLQLPNVANRITLPGPTYLSSRGLYLPWIQGSAGAGIWLLLLTLGIAGAIALWRWRTRVMQERGVPGNQLLWALGPIVAAIALAYIINGAIPFSITLPQLVGTEQIEGGLRLSPEFGTLLLGLVVYTGSFIAEIVRAGIQAVPQGQWEAARALGLKPGRVMQSVVLPQALRVIIPPLTSQYLNLAKNSSLAIAIGFPDVYFVASTTFNQTGRAVEVMFLIMITYLTISLIISLVMNLFNRTVQFKER is encoded by the coding sequence ATGACTACACAGCGTCCACGGGTTACGCGCAATGCACCCAAATTTAAGGATTTACTCAGAGATACCCGATTTTGGCGAGTCGCTGGACAAGTTATTGCTGTATTGCTGTTTTTGTTGTTGGTGATTCTGGTCATCGATAACGTCATCTACAACTTGCGAGCATTAGGCATTCAACTAGGATTTGGGTTTCTCGGTTCGCAAGCTTCCTTCGACATTGGCGAAACACTCATTTCCTATAATCCAGCAGATAGCTACGGTCGAGCCATTTTAGTTGGACTTGTTAACTCGCTGCGCGTCATTGCGGTTGGACTTGTTTTAGCAACAATTTTAGGTTTAGTTGCAGGAATTGCCCGATTATCAAACAACTGGTTAGTACGGCAATTAGCATTAGTGTACGTTGAAACGATTCGCAATATACCGCTACTTTTACAACTCTTCTTTTGGTACTTTGCGTTCTTCTTGCAATTACCTAATGTCGCTAACCGCATTACGCTTCCAGGTCCTACTTACCTATCAAGTCGCGGATTATATTTACCGTGGATACAAGGAAGTGCGGGGGCAGGAATATGGTTATTGTTACTCACGTTAGGCATTGCAGGTGCGATCGCGCTTTGGCGGTGGCGGACACGAGTTATGCAAGAACGTGGCGTTCCTGGTAATCAATTGTTGTGGGCTTTAGGACCCATCGTTGCGGCGATCGCACTTGCCTACATTATTAATGGCGCAATTCCCTTCAGTATCACATTGCCGCAACTGGTAGGTACTGAACAAATCGAAGGCGGACTGCGTTTATCGCCCGAATTTGGAACTTTGCTACTAGGGCTTGTGGTTTATACAGGAAGCTTCATCGCCGAAATTGTCCGCGCCGGAATTCAGGCGGTTCCGCAAGGACAATGGGAAGCTGCACGAGCATTAGGACTCAAACCAGGAAGAGTCATGCAAAGTGTTGTTTTACCCCAAGCTTTGCGCGTGATTATACCGCCGCTGACAAGTCAGTATCTCAACCTTGCGAAAAACTCTAGTTTAGCGATCGCGATCGGTTTTCCTGATGTTTATTTTGTTGCGTCAACAACGTTTAACCAAACAGGGCGGGCAGTAGAAGTCATGTTTCTGATCATGATTACCTACCTCACAATTAGTTTAATCATCTCGCTGGTGATGAACTTGTTCAACCGTACTGTGCAATTCAAAGAACGATAA
- a CDS encoding amino acid ABC transporter ATP-binding protein, which yields MTQQTITTETDSSSPQKPAIIAQNVHKWYASNKFHVLRGVSLNVHRGEVVVIMGPSGSGKSTFIRTFNALEEYQQGKIEIDGIELSHDLRNIDAIRKEVGMVFQQFNLFPHLTVLNNVTLAPIWVRRWPKKRAEEVAMQLLERVGILGQAHKYPGQLSGGQQQRVAIARALAMQPKIMLFDEPTSALDPEMVREVLDVMRSLARSGMTMVVVTHEVGFAREVADRIVLMDGGVIVEEATPQEFFQNPKEERTRKFLSQIL from the coding sequence ATGACACAGCAAACCATAACAACTGAAACAGATTCTTCTTCTCCACAAAAACCTGCGATAATCGCTCAGAATGTCCATAAGTGGTACGCCAGCAATAAATTTCACGTTCTACGCGGTGTCAGTCTTAATGTCCACCGTGGTGAAGTTGTTGTGATTATGGGTCCTTCGGGTTCAGGAAAATCAACGTTTATTCGGACGTTTAATGCTTTAGAAGAGTATCAGCAGGGCAAAATTGAAATTGATGGCATCGAATTATCCCACGACTTACGCAACATCGATGCAATTCGTAAAGAAGTCGGGATGGTGTTTCAACAGTTCAATTTGTTTCCCCATCTGACGGTACTCAATAATGTGACTCTAGCGCCAATTTGGGTACGCCGCTGGCCAAAAAAAAGAGCCGAAGAAGTCGCGATGCAGCTACTTGAGCGAGTGGGAATCCTTGGACAAGCGCATAAATATCCTGGTCAGCTTTCTGGCGGTCAACAACAACGAGTCGCGATCGCCCGCGCTTTGGCAATGCAACCAAAAATTATGCTCTTTGACGAACCCACATCCGCCCTCGATCCAGAAATGGTGAGGGAAGTCTTAGATGTGATGCGATCGCTTGCCCGTTCGGGAATGACAATGGTCGTTGTTACTCATGAAGTTGGTTTTGCGCGCGAAGTCGCCGATCGCATCGTCCTGATGGATGGCGGGGTTATTGTCGAAGAAGCGACACCCCAAGAATTCTTCCAGAACCCGAAAGAAGAACGCACGCGCAAGTTTTTATCTCAAATTTTGTAA
- a CDS encoding TolB family protein, whose amino-acid sequence MRKFLAKWWLQHWIYLCLGLGLLIFAIACTPIDRLSTPASLNSRYTDEQPALSGDGRYVAFISNRDGSRHLLLYDLQAQVLLPLPRLQDRPEAVAESPSISYTGRYIVCIINDQGRPSLVLYDRVTQQRQILSRWYQGWVRNPSISPDGRYIVVESSINGQWDIEVLDRGSRIELDIPDGVPIEGRKS is encoded by the coding sequence GTGAGAAAATTTTTAGCAAAATGGTGGCTTCAGCACTGGATTTATCTTTGTCTAGGTTTGGGGTTATTGATTTTTGCGATCGCGTGTACTCCTATTGATCGCCTCAGCACTCCCGCTAGTCTGAACAGCCGATATACTGATGAACAACCGGCATTGAGTGGCGATGGTCGCTACGTAGCTTTTATCTCTAACCGTGATGGTAGTCGTCATCTTCTCTTGTATGACCTGCAAGCGCAGGTTTTGCTACCTTTACCGCGCTTACAAGACCGCCCTGAAGCCGTTGCAGAAAGCCCTAGCATTAGTTATACAGGACGCTACATTGTCTGTATTATTAACGACCAAGGAAGACCAAGTTTAGTACTCTACGATCGCGTGACGCAACAGCGACAGATTTTAAGCCGATGGTATCAAGGATGGGTTCGCAATCCGAGCATTAGTCCTGATGGTCGCTACATCGTCGTTGAGAGTAGTATTAATGGTCAGTGGGATATCGAAGTCCTCGATCGAGGTTCTCGGATTGAACTAGATATTCCTGACGGTGTTCCTATTGAGGGTCGTAAATCGTAG
- a CDS encoding phosphotransferase enzyme family protein yields MSYPIAVIHSLLAGEALIEQILCHYPLAKPQKCKLYKRGLNDTYLVEAEQGQQYILRVYRYGWRTLAAINFELELLNYLHNCDLPVAYPIAKTTGGFIEAIASPEGQRYAAVFAYAPGRAIGKNINSGQSQVLGEVVARIHQKTDNFTSHFSRAELNCEYLLDWALDAIALLFQHRRSDIDYLFNLSTQIKTELMELALPQTPSTYGVCIGDVHSENAHFSENQPTLFDFDQCGYGWRAFDIAKFIHTTYRWQLDANIRESFVQGYQKIRQLTQAEVNAIPLFTKAAHIWVMGIACAVVEEVLPYGEFTDEWLNARMVLLSKLT; encoded by the coding sequence ATGAGTTATCCGATCGCGGTCATTCATTCGCTTCTTGCAGGCGAAGCTTTAATTGAGCAGATATTATGCCATTATCCTTTGGCGAAACCACAAAAGTGTAAGTTGTACAAACGCGGTCTTAATGATACTTATTTAGTCGAAGCAGAACAAGGTCAGCAATACATTTTGCGCGTTTACCGTTATGGGTGGCGAACACTAGCAGCAATTAATTTTGAACTCGAATTATTAAATTATCTACACAATTGCGATCTGCCAGTTGCTTACCCAATTGCTAAAACAACAGGTGGTTTTATCGAAGCGATCGCCTCTCCTGAAGGTCAGCGATATGCGGCTGTCTTTGCTTATGCACCAGGTCGGGCTATTGGTAAAAATATCAATAGCGGACAAAGTCAAGTTTTAGGAGAAGTTGTTGCGAGAATTCATCAAAAAACCGATAATTTTACGAGTCATTTTAGCCGCGCTGAACTTAATTGCGAGTATCTTTTAGATTGGGCACTCGATGCGATCGCCTTGCTATTTCAGCACCGTAGAAGTGATATTGATTATCTCTTCAATTTAAGTACTCAAATCAAAACGGAGTTAATGGAATTAGCGCTACCCCAAACACCATCAACTTATGGAGTTTGCATTGGTGATGTCCATTCAGAAAATGCGCACTTTAGTGAAAATCAACCAACATTATTTGATTTTGACCAATGCGGCTACGGCTGGCGGGCTTTTGATATTGCTAAATTTATTCATACAACCTATCGGTGGCAATTAGATGCCAACATTCGCGAATCATTCGTGCAAGGTTATCAAAAAATCCGGCAGTTAACCCAAGCAGAGGTTAACGCGATTCCCCTTTTTACGAAAGCAGCACACATTTGGGTGATGGGAATTGCTTGTGCTGTCGTAGAAGAGGTTTTACCTTATGGTGAGTTTACTGATGAATGGTTGAATGCTCGGATGGTTTTACTAAGTAAGCTTACCTAA
- a CDS encoding Ycf66 family protein encodes MVNFGLNSASILGIFLAVAGAGLYFLRSVRPELSRDHDIFFAAVGLLCGFILLFQGWRLDPILQFGQLLLTGSAIFFAVESVRLRGVATEQAKRNTRIVDEERPVSPVYEYQAELDELEPLYEERPTINPRRRIQGTKETRPARTTDYEDEVRRNATDDYDDEPRRRYSNRGSSSERLAPADKATKRRRPSRPTSRPITERPEVDEWGYPKSDSSWDDVGSSSASRPSRSTRSSDSSWEDKDSSSTTSRPTRKRRPAQGTPRRREDVEATPTDYVDYKPVDSSDSDFDNSVRFDEP; translated from the coding sequence ATGGTTAACTTTGGACTAAATTCAGCGAGTATCCTGGGCATCTTCTTAGCTGTAGCTGGTGCAGGGCTATATTTCCTGCGCTCAGTGCGTCCAGAGCTATCGCGAGATCATGACATCTTTTTTGCGGCTGTCGGGTTACTATGCGGTTTTATTCTTCTATTTCAAGGCTGGCGATTAGACCCGATTTTGCAGTTTGGTCAATTACTCCTCACGGGTTCAGCAATCTTCTTTGCGGTTGAAAGCGTCCGACTGCGTGGTGTTGCTACTGAACAAGCCAAACGCAACACGCGAATTGTAGACGAAGAAAGACCAGTTAGTCCCGTTTATGAGTATCAAGCCGAGTTAGATGAACTTGAGCCACTTTACGAAGAACGCCCGACAATTAACCCTAGAAGAAGAATTCAGGGAACAAAAGAAACGCGCCCAGCACGAACCACCGACTATGAAGACGAAGTCCGTCGTAATGCGACCGATGACTACGATGATGAACCTCGGCGTCGGTACTCGAATCGCGGTAGCAGTTCTGAACGCTTAGCACCAGCAGATAAAGCAACTAAGCGCCGTCGTCCTTCTCGTCCGACAAGCCGTCCAATCACTGAGCGCCCAGAAGTTGATGAATGGGGATATCCTAAATCAGATAGTAGCTGGGATGATGTCGGTAGCAGCAGCGCGAGTAGACCATCGCGTTCTACAAGAAGTAGTGATTCTTCGTGGGAAGACAAAGATAGCTCTAGTACGACATCTCGACCAACGAGAAAGCGGCGTCCTGCACAAGGTACGCCTCGAAGAAGAGAGGATGTTGAAGCAACGCCAACAGATTATGTAGATTACAAGCCGGTTGATTCATCTGATAGTGATTTTGATAATTCAGTCAGGTTTGACGAACCTTAG